Proteins from a single region of Hordeum vulgare subsp. vulgare chromosome 6H, MorexV3_pseudomolecules_assembly, whole genome shotgun sequence:
- the LOC123401484 gene encoding uncharacterized protein LOC123401484, which yields MSRSFLNLSFTWYQFRPIYVPAATASSSGFPVAVHGFWPAGRGSSKGGCCPDRGALDRRSHRLCMDRRWFVRQSHGSHLTPQSSSYGVPPSQPCMAPSALPYGAPSTQPYRASPSSVYGVQPSLPHYGVTSLQPYAAHPSPPYGTHPLPYETPPSAPYGGFSATTYGASLSHPLAPTSMGYGAHPSMLETEASLLVHAGAMPPGAAASSMPSALGGHATTATSFYFTHLLPVKLMPNNYLAWRAHVLPLLRSHYLEGYVNGALPCPPSYHPSYHAWVAQDQAILSAIQSSLTEGVSLFVLFATNS from the coding sequence ATGTCGAGAAGTTTCCTAAACCTAAGTTTTACATGGTATCAGTTTAGGCCAATCTACgtccccgccgccaccgcctcctcctctggTTTTCCAGTCGCCGTTCATGGCTTCTGGCCCGCTGGCCGCGGTTCATCCAAGGGCGGTTGTTGCCCCGATCGCGGCGCCCTCGACCGCCGCTCCCATCGCCTCTGCATGGATCGGCGCTGGTTCGTCCGCCAGTCTCACGGGTCGCATCTGACGCCGCAGTCGTCGTCCTACGGCGTGCCGCCGTCGCAGCCCTGCATGGCGCCGTCGGCCCTGCCCTACGGGGCGCCGTCGACGCAGCCTTACAGGGCATCCCCATCGTCGGTCTATGGGGTGCAGCCGTCTCTGCCGCACTATGGGGTGACATCGCTGCAGCCCTATGCGGCACATCCGTCGCCGCCCTACGGAACACATCCGTTGCCCTACGAGACTCCGCCGTCGGCACCGTATGGCGGGTTCTCCGCCACTACCTATGGGGCATCACTGTCTCATCCACTGGCACCGACGTCCATGGGCTATGGGGCTCATCCGTCGATGTTGGAGACGGAGGCCTCTTTGCTTGTCCATGCCGGTGCAATGCCTCCAGGGGCTGCTGCATCGTCGATGCCCTCTGCCCTCGGCGGTCACGCTACCACAGCAACATCGTTCTACTTCACGCACCTCCTTCCGGTGAAGCTCATGCCGAACAACTACTTGGCGTGGCGTGCACATGTGCTGCCTCTTCTTCGTAGTCACTACCTCGAGGGATACGTCAATGGTGCTCTACCGTGTCCACCGTCGTATCatccatcatatcatgcatgggtGGCCCAGGATCAAGCTATTCTTTCGGCCATCCAGTCCTCGCTCACGGAAGGTGTCTCGTTGTTTGTTCTCTTCGCTACCAACTCTTAG